In Paraburkholderia caribensis, a single window of DNA contains:
- a CDS encoding 2-hydroxyacid dehydrogenase encodes MRMILFSSRQYDIDTFNEANAAFRYELHFQESHLEADTAILAEGYDVVCPFVNDVVDAATLERLHAGGTRLIALRSAGFNHVDLAAAQRLGMGVVRVPAYSPHAVAEHAVGMILALNRKLARAVARTREGDFSLNGLLGFDLHGKTVGVIGTGIIGRCFARIMAGFGMQVLAHDPGPPATELLALGGRYVPLDTLLADSDIVSLHCPLLPSTYHLIDRHALAKMKRGAMLINTGRGGLVESNALIGALKSGQLGHLGLDVYEEEGGIFFEDHSNLPLQDDVLARLLMFPNVIVTAHQAFFTREAMTEIAQTTLGNVEAWRDGTPRNVVEGPPAGG; translated from the coding sequence ATGCGCATGATTTTGTTCAGCAGCCGCCAGTACGATATCGACACGTTCAACGAGGCGAATGCCGCGTTCCGCTACGAGTTGCACTTCCAGGAGTCGCATCTCGAAGCGGACACGGCGATCCTCGCCGAGGGCTACGACGTCGTGTGTCCCTTCGTCAACGACGTGGTCGATGCCGCGACGCTCGAACGCCTGCATGCGGGCGGCACGCGGCTCATCGCGCTGCGCTCGGCGGGCTTCAATCATGTCGATCTCGCGGCGGCGCAGCGGCTCGGTATGGGCGTCGTGCGGGTGCCCGCCTATTCGCCGCACGCGGTCGCCGAGCACGCGGTGGGGATGATCCTGGCGCTGAACCGCAAGCTCGCGCGCGCGGTTGCCCGCACGCGTGAAGGCGACTTCTCGCTGAACGGGCTGCTCGGCTTCGACCTGCACGGCAAGACGGTCGGCGTGATCGGCACGGGCATCATTGGCCGGTGCTTCGCGCGCATCATGGCGGGCTTTGGCATGCAGGTGCTGGCACACGACCCCGGCCCGCCCGCCACCGAACTGTTGGCGCTCGGCGGGCGCTACGTGCCGCTCGACACGCTGCTCGCGGACTCGGACATCGTGAGCCTGCATTGCCCGCTGCTGCCGTCCACGTATCACCTGATCGATCGCCATGCGCTCGCGAAGATGAAGCGCGGCGCGATGCTGATCAACACGGGGCGAGGCGGGCTGGTCGAGAGCAATGCGCTGATCGGCGCGCTCAAGAGCGGGCAGTTGGGGCATCTCGGGCTCGATGTGTACGAGGAGGAAGGCGGGATTTTTTTCGAGGATCACTCGAATCTGCCGTTGCAGGATGATGTGCTGGCGCGGCTGTTGATGTTTCCCAATGTGATTGTTACGGCGCACCAGGCTTTTTTTACCCGTGAGGCGATGACGGAAATCGCGCAGACGACGCTTGGGAATGTGGAGGCGTGGCGGGATGGGACGCCGCGGAATGTAGTAGAGGGGCCGCCGGCGGGCGGGTGA
- a CDS encoding plasmid fertility inhibition factor family protein — protein sequence MSTLMQLPTPSPAASPSSGSEPVWIVPLHEHPPYGHVRLKRVFTTDGTRHQVVLVDARKLIACADRDDTDYVLPPVQEWHPGKLRGIREFLEPSNARIPQMPYVTISTRRAPGLLGWLRLEHEGVVAFRNGQHRARYLMAAGAVWFPVEVHEREAAMLRQYCGASDDARVALRPTSDGSGGGAPRA from the coding sequence ATGTCCACACTGATGCAATTACCGACCCCGTCTCCCGCGGCATCGCCGTCGTCCGGCAGCGAGCCCGTCTGGATCGTGCCGCTGCACGAGCATCCGCCGTATGGTCACGTGCGCCTGAAGCGCGTTTTCACGACGGACGGCACGCGCCATCAGGTGGTGCTCGTCGATGCGCGCAAGCTCATTGCCTGCGCCGACCGCGACGACACGGATTACGTGCTGCCGCCCGTGCAGGAATGGCACCCCGGGAAGTTGCGCGGTATCCGCGAATTTCTCGAGCCATCGAATGCGCGCATTCCGCAGATGCCTTACGTAACGATCTCGACGCGCCGGGCGCCGGGACTGCTCGGCTGGCTCAGGCTGGAGCATGAAGGTGTGGTTGCGTTTCGCAACGGGCAGCATCGTGCGCGGTATCTGATGGCGGCGGGCGCCGTGTGGTTTCCAGTGGAAGTGCATGAGCGGGAGGCCGCAATGCTGCGGCAATATTGTGGTGCTTCGGATGATGCGCGTGTGGCGTTGCGGCCGACTTCTGATGGTAGTGGCGGCGGTGCGCCGCGGGCTTGA
- a CDS encoding crotonase/enoyl-CoA hydratase family protein: MAIEQFGEFVRIETAQKNPTAQKQQVALPVDAVATIVIDRPARRNAIDRPTAEALAAAFHRFEANDAWRAAVLTGAGGTFCAGADLTALEDDQRRNELHADGRGPGPMGPTRMVFTKPVIAAIAGHAVAGGLELAAMCDLRVVEADSVLGVFCRRVGIPLIDGGTIRLPRLIGQSRALDLILTGRAVTADEALAFGLANRVVPKGAARAAAEQLAAELAAFPQAALLADRRSVYENSPLDDLPEALRREGAGGYAAVFSQGVAGAAAFAAGAGRHGAWLDKKVP; this comes from the coding sequence ATGGCTATCGAACAGTTCGGCGAATTCGTGCGCATCGAAACTGCACAAAAAAACCCAACTGCACAGAAACAGCAAGTTGCGCTCCCGGTTGATGCCGTCGCAACGATCGTCATCGACCGCCCCGCGCGCCGCAACGCCATCGACCGTCCGACCGCGGAAGCCCTCGCCGCCGCGTTCCACCGCTTCGAGGCCAACGACGCGTGGCGCGCCGCCGTGCTGACGGGCGCGGGCGGCACGTTCTGCGCCGGAGCAGATCTCACTGCTCTCGAAGACGACCAACGGCGCAACGAATTGCACGCCGACGGCCGCGGCCCCGGTCCGATGGGACCGACCCGCATGGTGTTCACCAAGCCCGTCATCGCGGCGATTGCCGGCCATGCGGTGGCGGGCGGCCTGGAACTCGCGGCGATGTGCGATCTGCGCGTAGTCGAAGCGGACTCCGTGCTGGGCGTGTTCTGCCGGCGCGTCGGCATTCCGCTGATCGATGGCGGGACAATCCGCCTGCCGCGTCTGATCGGCCAGTCGCGCGCGCTCGATCTGATCCTCACGGGCCGCGCCGTCACCGCCGACGAAGCGCTGGCGTTCGGCCTGGCCAACCGCGTCGTGCCGAAGGGCGCCGCGCGCGCCGCCGCCGAGCAGCTCGCCGCCGAACTGGCCGCGTTCCCGCAGGCGGCACTGCTGGCGGACCGCCGCTCCGTCTATGAAAACTCGCCGCTCGACGATCTGCCCGAAGCGCTGCGCCGCGAAGGCGCGGGCGGCTATGCGGCGGTGTTCTCGCAAGGCGTGGCGGGAGCGGCCGCGTTCGCCGCGGGCGCAGGCCGTCACGGCGCCTGGCTCGATAAAAAAGTCCCTTGA
- a CDS encoding MFS transporter → MPLPLLALAVAAFGIGTTEFVIMGLLPDVARDLSVSIPAAGMLVSAYALGVTIGAPIVAIAVANMPRKKALMSLIGIFILGNLLCAIAPGYAVLMGARIVTAFCHGAFFGIGSVVAAGLVAPNRRAQAIALMFTGLTLANVLGVPLGTALGQAVGWRATFWAVTGIGVIAAIALAVCLPSKIEMQKASLVHEFTVLKNPQVLMVLGTSVLASASLFSTFTYITPILEDVTGFTPHAVTMVLLLFGLGLTVGSTIGGKLADWRPVQSLLSFLLAIVAILSVFAMTMHSEIPAMLTIFLWGVLAFAIVPPLQMLIVDRASSAPNLASTLNQGAFNLGNATGAWLGGMAIGAGAPLTSLPWVGVATAAAAVALTWWSVSLDRRLPVAG, encoded by the coding sequence ATGCCTTTGCCCCTGCTTGCTCTTGCCGTTGCCGCGTTCGGAATCGGTACCACCGAGTTCGTCATCATGGGGTTGCTGCCCGATGTCGCGCGCGATCTGAGCGTGTCGATTCCGGCGGCGGGCATGCTCGTGTCGGCGTATGCGCTCGGCGTGACGATCGGCGCGCCGATCGTCGCGATCGCCGTCGCCAACATGCCGCGCAAGAAAGCGCTGATGAGCCTGATCGGCATCTTCATTCTCGGCAATCTGCTGTGCGCGATCGCGCCGGGCTACGCGGTGCTGATGGGCGCGCGCATCGTCACGGCGTTCTGTCACGGCGCGTTCTTCGGCATCGGCTCGGTCGTCGCGGCCGGCCTGGTGGCGCCGAACCGCCGCGCGCAGGCCATCGCGCTGATGTTCACGGGCCTCACGCTCGCCAACGTGCTCGGCGTGCCGCTCGGCACGGCACTCGGCCAGGCCGTCGGCTGGCGCGCCACCTTCTGGGCCGTCACGGGCATCGGCGTGATCGCGGCCATCGCGCTGGCGGTATGCCTGCCGTCGAAGATCGAGATGCAGAAGGCAAGCCTCGTCCACGAATTCACCGTGCTGAAGAACCCGCAGGTGCTGATGGTGCTCGGCACCAGCGTGCTGGCATCGGCGAGCCTGTTCTCGACCTTCACCTACATCACGCCGATCCTCGAAGACGTGACGGGCTTCACGCCTCACGCGGTGACGATGGTGCTGCTGCTGTTCGGTCTGGGGCTGACGGTCGGCAGCACGATCGGCGGCAAGCTCGCCGACTGGCGCCCGGTGCAATCGCTGCTGTCGTTTCTGCTGGCCATCGTCGCCATCCTGTCCGTCTTCGCGATGACGATGCACAGCGAAATCCCCGCCATGCTGACCATTTTCCTGTGGGGCGTCCTCGCGTTCGCGATCGTGCCGCCGCTGCAGATGCTGATCGTCGACCGCGCAAGCAGCGCGCCGAACCTCGCTTCGACGCTGAATCAGGGCGCCTTCAACCTCGGCAATGCGACGGGCGCGTGGCTCGGCGGGATGGCCATCGGCGCGGGCGCGCCGCTCACGTCGCTGCCGTGGGTCGGCGTCGCGACGGCGGCGGCCGCGGTCGCGCTGACGTGGTGGTCGGTGTCGCTCGACCGGCGCTTGCCCGTGGCGGGCTGA